The Alphaproteobacteria bacterium genome includes a window with the following:
- a CDS encoding AraC family transcriptional regulator, with amino-acid sequence MDPLSDVLSLLKPRNYTAAALEAGGDWAIAFPRYAGIKCNAIVAGACWLDAEGLAAPLRLEAGDCFLLPRGVPFRLASDLALKPLDAGALFPPASPGGIVTCNGGGDFAMLGSRFLISGRHADLLLGMLPPVLLIRKAEDRDTLRWAIETIRAELREARPGGAVVATHLAHMMLVLVLRIYLADGAAQAQAGWLSALADKHIGTAIGLMHADPAKRWTLAELAAHVGLSRTIFATRFKERVGMGAMEYLLRWRMLLAGDKLAQSGATISNVAASLGYDSDSAFGAAFKRVMGVSPRQYSRAE; translated from the coding sequence ATGGATCCGCTATCCGACGTTCTTTCGCTGCTGAAGCCGCGCAACTACACCGCCGCCGCGCTTGAGGCCGGCGGCGATTGGGCGATCGCGTTTCCGCGCTATGCGGGCATCAAATGCAACGCCATCGTCGCGGGCGCTTGCTGGCTCGACGCCGAAGGCTTGGCCGCGCCGCTGCGCTTGGAGGCGGGCGATTGCTTCTTGCTGCCGCGCGGCGTGCCGTTCCGGCTGGCGAGCGATCTAGCCCTGAAGCCGCTCGACGCCGGTGCGTTGTTCCCGCCCGCGAGTCCCGGCGGGATCGTCACCTGCAATGGCGGCGGCGATTTCGCGATGCTCGGCAGCCGCTTTTTGATTTCCGGCCGCCACGCCGATCTTCTGCTCGGCATGTTGCCGCCCGTATTGCTGATCCGCAAAGCCGAGGATCGCGATACGCTGCGCTGGGCGATCGAGACGATCCGCGCGGAGTTGCGCGAAGCGCGGCCCGGCGGTGCGGTCGTCGCCACGCATCTGGCGCATATGATGCTGGTCCTCGTCTTGCGCATTTATCTGGCCGACGGCGCGGCGCAAGCGCAGGCGGGCTGGCTGTCCGCCCTCGCCGACAAACATATCGGCACGGCGATCGGGTTGATGCACGCAGATCCGGCCAAACGCTGGACGCTGGCCGAACTCGCCGCGCATGTCGGTTTGTCGCGTACGATCTTCGCCACGCGCTTCAAGGAACGCGTGGGCATGGGCGCCATGGAATATCTGCTGCGCTGGCGGATGCTGCTGGCCGGCGACAAACTCGCGCAATCCGGCGCGACGATATCGAACGTCGCCGCGTCGCTCGGCTACGATTCCGATAGCGCGTTCGGGGCGGCTTTCAAACGCGTCATGGGCGTCTCGCCCCGGCAATATTCGCGCGCGGAATAA
- a CDS encoding helix-turn-helix transcriptional regulator, which translates to MPATDPLSATLAALADPTRRAILARLSRGEATVNELAAPFEMSLPAISRHLKVLARAGLIARGRQAQWRPCTLDTAPLKKLDSWLETYRQFWTGSFDKMDALLADLAKPPKKGRKQ; encoded by the coding sequence ATGCCGGCGACCGACCCTTTGAGCGCGACCTTGGCGGCCTTGGCCGATCCGACCCGCCGGGCGATCCTCGCCCGCTTGAGCCGCGGCGAAGCGACCGTCAACGAACTGGCCGCACCTTTCGAGATGTCGCTGCCGGCGATCTCCCGCCATCTCAAAGTTCTGGCGCGCGCGGGACTGATCGCGCGCGGCCGCCAAGCGCAATGGCGGCCCTGCACGCTCGACACCGCCCCGCTCAAAAAGCTCGATTCATGGCTCGAGACCTATCGCCAATTCTGGACCGGCAGCTTCGACAAGATGGACGCGCTGCTGGCCGATCTCGCCAAACCGCCGAAGAAGGGACGCAAGCAATGA
- a CDS encoding FABP family protein has product MVNIPDDIYTEPDDISPDTLANLGPLRRLAGVWESDQGVDINPKADGPERRVFREYIRFDPIDPQPNGPQLLYGLRYHCHINTPEEATTFHDQVGYWLWEPATGLIMQSLTIPRGQAVLAGGTAKPDDDHIFVEAKRGDTSFGICSSPFLEAAFRTDYYRIDITFNADGSWSYVTRTDLAIRGRTPPFDHRDTNTLRRIEGPQPNPLLSASRT; this is encoded by the coding sequence GTGGTCAATATTCCGGACGATATCTATACCGAGCCCGACGATATTTCGCCGGATACCTTGGCCAATCTCGGCCCGCTGCGGCGTTTGGCCGGCGTGTGGGAGTCCGATCAGGGCGTCGACATCAATCCGAAAGCCGACGGGCCCGAGCGGCGCGTGTTTCGCGAATATATCCGGTTCGATCCGATCGACCCGCAGCCGAACGGCCCGCAGCTCCTTTACGGGCTGCGCTATCACTGCCATATCAACACGCCGGAAGAAGCGACCACGTTTCACGATCAGGTCGGCTATTGGCTGTGGGAACCGGCCACGGGCCTGATCATGCAGTCGCTGACCATTCCGCGCGGGCAAGCCGTTCTCGCCGGCGGCACCGCGAAACCGGACGACGATCATATCTTCGTCGAAGCGAAGCGCGGCGACACGAGCTTCGGGATTTGCTCGTCGCCCTTCCTCGAGGCGGCGTTCCGCACGGATTATTACCGCATCGACATCACCTTCAACGCCGACGGCAGCTGGAGCTATGTGACGCGGACCGATCTGGCGATCCGCGGCCGCACGCCGCCCTTCGACCATCGCGATACGAATACGTTGCGCCGGATCGAGGGGCCGCAGCCGAACCCGCTGCTATCGGCAAGCCGGACTTAG
- the der gene encoding ribosome biogenesis GTPase Der, translating to MSWRIAIVGRPNVGKSTLFNRLTGRRRALVDDTPGLTRDRREGAGKLYDLRFTLIDTAGLEEAPSDSLMGRMREQSMRAVADCDLALFVIDARDGVTPQDEHFARYLRKAGKPTLVLANKAESNKTDYAVAEAAGLGLGDALAISAEHGDGLSDLHSVLRKMAPEGSIVVDNGEFDDRHAEKRSAPAEGTTPHLADIAIRIALIGRPNVGKSTLANALLGEDRMLTSPEPGTTRDAISTPFFWKEREYRLIDTAGLRKKARIDEKIEQMSVGETIRTVREAHVCVLVLDATTMLENQDLQIARLATEEGRAIVVCLNKWDLVEDAQAALRKLRDRLEISMPQVEGVIFVAVSALHGRKLDALMEAVVTAHERWNTDLPTTQLNRWLAGVTQAHPPPLVRGLRPRLRFCRQVSVRPPTIALFGNKLTDLPGDYQRYLINSLRDTFELPGTVIRLQLRASKNPYVEDR from the coding sequence ATGTCCTGGCGCATCGCCATCGTCGGCCGGCCCAATGTCGGCAAATCGACCCTGTTCAATCGCCTGACCGGGCGCCGCCGCGCTTTGGTCGACGACACGCCGGGCCTGACCCGCGACCGGCGCGAAGGCGCAGGGAAACTCTACGATCTTCGCTTCACGCTGATCGATACGGCCGGCCTCGAAGAAGCGCCGTCGGACTCGCTGATGGGCCGCATGCGCGAACAATCGATGCGCGCCGTCGCCGATTGCGATCTGGCGCTGTTCGTGATCGACGCGCGCGACGGCGTCACGCCGCAGGACGAGCATTTCGCGCGATACCTGCGCAAAGCGGGCAAGCCCACGCTCGTCCTCGCCAACAAGGCGGAGAGCAACAAGACCGACTATGCCGTGGCCGAGGCCGCGGGGCTGGGCCTGGGCGATGCGCTGGCGATTTCCGCCGAGCATGGCGACGGGCTCAGCGATCTGCATTCGGTGCTGCGCAAGATGGCGCCCGAAGGCTCGATCGTCGTCGACAACGGCGAATTCGACGACCGCCACGCCGAGAAGCGCTCGGCGCCGGCCGAGGGCACGACGCCGCATCTGGCCGATATCGCCATCCGCATCGCGTTGATCGGCCGCCCGAACGTGGGCAAGTCGACGCTGGCCAACGCGCTGCTGGGCGAAGACCGCATGCTGACGAGCCCGGAGCCGGGCACGACGCGCGACGCGATCTCGACGCCCTTCTTTTGGAAGGAGCGCGAATACCGGCTGATCGACACGGCCGGTTTGCGCAAGAAGGCGCGCATCGACGAGAAGATCGAGCAGATGTCGGTCGGCGAGACGATCCGCACGGTGCGCGAGGCGCATGTCTGCGTGCTGGTGCTCGACGCGACGACGATGCTCGAAAACCAGGACCTCCAGATCGCGCGTCTGGCGACCGAGGAGGGCCGCGCCATCGTCGTGTGCCTCAACAAATGGGATTTGGTCGAGGACGCGCAGGCGGCGCTGCGCAAGCTGCGCGACCGCCTCGAAATCTCGATGCCGCAGGTCGAAGGCGTCATTTTCGTGGCCGTCTCGGCGCTGCACGGGCGTAAGCTCGACGCGCTGATGGAGGCGGTCGTGACGGCGCATGAGCGCTGGAACACCGATCTGCCGACCACCCAGCTCAATCGCTGGCTGGCGGGCGTCACGCAAGCCCATCCGCCGCCCTTGGTGCGCGGCTTGCGCCCGCGCTTGCGGTTCTGCCGCCAAGTCTCGGTCCGGCCGCCGACGATCGCGCTTTTCGGCAACAAACTCACGGATTTGCCGGGGGATTATCAGCGTTATCTGATCAATTCCCTGCGCGACACGTTCGAGCTGCCGGGCACCGTGATCCGGCTGCAGTTGCGCGCCAGCAAAAACCCCTACGTCGAAGACCGTTAA
- a CDS encoding cold shock domain-containing protein has product MPPFNPGPTKTVEAVVKWFNTTKGFGFIAPTDGSPDVFLHAAALEQAGLPPPGEGAKIKCDVGPGKKGPQVVRVHELDGRAGAAGGAGGGGGGGGAGPGGGAPRPRGGFRDRMGGGGGRERDDVDMTGAQDVEGVVKWYSPEKGYGFVGANDGGKDVFVNAACLRRSGVPSIDTDVQVRTTYVSTPRGREARYIRVVV; this is encoded by the coding sequence ATGCCGCCTTTCAATCCCGGCCCGACCAAGACCGTCGAAGCGGTCGTTAAATGGTTCAACACGACCAAAGGCTTCGGTTTCATCGCGCCGACGGACGGTTCGCCGGACGTATTCCTGCACGCCGCCGCCCTCGAACAGGCGGGGCTGCCCCCGCCGGGCGAAGGCGCCAAGATCAAGTGCGATGTCGGTCCCGGCAAGAAGGGTCCGCAGGTCGTCCGCGTCCATGAACTCGACGGCCGTGCCGGTGCCGCCGGCGGCGCCGGCGGGGGTGGCGGCGGCGGCGGGGCTGGCCCCGGCGGCGGTGCGCCGCGTCCGCGCGGCGGTTTCCGCGATCGCATGGGCGGCGGCGGCGGGCGCGAGCGCGACGATGTCGACATGACCGGCGCGCAGGACGTCGAAGGCGTCGTCAAATGGTACAGCCCCGAAAAGGGCTACGGTTTCGTGGGCGCCAATGACGGCGGCAAGGACGTGTTCGTCAATGCCGCGTGTCTGCGCCGTTCGGGCGTGCCGTCGATCGATACCGACGTCCAGGTCCGCACGACCTATGTCAGCACGCCGCGCGGCCGCGAGGCCCGCTACATCCGCGTCGTGGTGTAA
- a CDS encoding SRPBCC domain-containing protein — protein sequence MIAIRDDELSIEREFDAPLALVFRLWESRDHMMRWWGPAEFTAVELDWALAPGRPWRGAMTSKQHGLSRFSGIVREVVREKRIVFTFRWDQEPGRYPETLVTVTFAEKDGKTIQTFHQTPFTDVATRDSHIGGWNSLFDKFQVYAENFAIAEREGLRA from the coding sequence ATGATCGCTATTCGTGACGACGAGCTTTCAATCGAACGCGAATTCGATGCGCCCCTGGCCCTGGTCTTCCGGCTGTGGGAAAGCCGCGATCACATGATGCGCTGGTGGGGGCCGGCGGAATTCACGGCCGTCGAACTCGATTGGGCGCTCGCCCCCGGCCGGCCGTGGCGGGGCGCGATGACCTCGAAGCAACACGGACTCAGCCGCTTTTCCGGCATCGTTCGCGAAGTGGTGCGCGAAAAGCGGATCGTGTTCACCTTCCGCTGGGATCAAGAACCCGGCCGCTATCCCGAAACGTTGGTGACCGTGACCTTCGCCGAGAAAGACGGCAAAACGATCCAGACTTTCCATCAAACGCCGTTCACCGACGTCGCGACGCGCGACAGCCATATCGGCGGCTGGAACTCGCTGTTCGATAAGTTCCAAGTCTATGCCGAGAATTTCGCCATCGCCGAACGCGAAGGATTGCGCGCATGA
- a CDS encoding AraC family transcriptional regulator — protein sequence MQRDPLSAILSLIEARGVYTGGITAGGKWAFRVPPPEQVKLMVIARGQCFISVDGEKRPRHLVEGDVFLNIARRSYSIATDLALRPRDFEQLYASAPKCGILAVGGGDDVMLIGSHIELNEIGMRLLKGGLPPIVHLRATDAGADKIQWLIREMMRETSDAMPGAETACSGMVELVFLHLLRAHIAKAGAVKIGWLRAACDPKLAPALGLMHGDPARDWRLPELAKAAAMSRTAFAAHFKAVAGMAPLAYLTEWRMRVAERELRESGKPVARIARSVGYMSEAAFSTAFKRVIGHSPRRQRAAAKLEARELEDA from the coding sequence ATGCAACGCGATCCCCTTTCCGCCATCCTGTCTTTGATCGAAGCGCGCGGCGTCTATACCGGCGGCATCACCGCCGGCGGCAAATGGGCGTTTCGCGTTCCGCCGCCCGAGCAGGTCAAGCTGATGGTGATCGCGCGCGGCCAATGCTTCATCTCGGTCGATGGCGAGAAACGGCCGCGCCATCTGGTCGAAGGCGACGTGTTCCTTAACATCGCGCGCCGGTCCTATTCGATCGCGACCGACCTCGCGTTGCGGCCGCGCGACTTCGAACAGCTCTACGCAAGCGCGCCCAAATGCGGAATTCTCGCCGTCGGCGGCGGCGACGACGTGATGCTGATCGGCAGCCATATCGAGTTGAACGAGATCGGCATGCGGCTGCTGAAAGGCGGCTTGCCGCCGATCGTCCATCTGCGCGCGACCGATGCCGGTGCGGACAAAATCCAATGGCTGATCCGCGAGATGATGCGCGAGACGAGCGACGCGATGCCCGGCGCCGAAACGGCGTGCTCGGGCATGGTCGAACTCGTTTTCCTGCATTTGCTGCGCGCGCATATCGCGAAAGCCGGTGCCGTCAAAATCGGCTGGCTGCGCGCGGCGTGCGATCCGAAGCTCGCCCCCGCCCTCGGCCTGATGCATGGCGACCCGGCGCGCGATTGGCGCCTGCCCGAGCTTGCCAAGGCCGCCGCGATGTCGCGCACCGCCTTCGCCGCGCATTTCAAAGCCGTCGCGGGGATGGCGCCGCTCGCCTATCTCACCGAATGGCGCATGCGCGTGGCCGAACGCGAATTGCGCGAAAGCGGCAAGCCGGTCGCGCGCATCGCGCGATCGGTCGGCTATATGTCCGAGGCCGCGTTCAGCACCGCGTTCAAACGCGTGATCGGCCATTCGCCGCGACGCCAGCGCGCCGCCGCCAAACTGGAAGCGCGCGAATTGGAAGACGCCTGA
- a CDS encoding PQQ-binding-like beta-propeller repeat protein, with protein MKRMRARLLLPFLVTAAALGGCSWFGGESKTPLPGTRVAVMGAERKLEPDARAQDLAVTLPEAKDVAEWPLPQGTPGTSIGAVKVDGLKYTWRASVGAGNSRSGRVSGVPIVAKGRIYAVGADSNLTALDVQSGARIWSFDPEPPQDRSGGGHGGGVAVDGDRVYFATGYGQVVALEAATGKEVWRYQMTAPARSGPAVSQGRVYAISIDNTTHAIDANSGRRLWSHSGISESAGFTGAGSPVIDGGTLIVGYSSGEIFALRAEGGRVLWSDSLSGVIRSGEISAMADIRGLPAIDRGLVIASSQAGRTVAIDLRSGARIWEQEVGSLGQPWVSGDFVYVMGVNGELACLVRRDGRVRWVVQLPRFRNEERKRDRIIWTSPVVAGGKVIVANSEGYALAVDPKDGGSQERISLPGSVSVAPIAAQRSVIFLTDDGDIAVVR; from the coding sequence TTGAAGCGCATGCGCGCGCGCCTGCTTCTTCCGTTTCTCGTGACGGCGGCCGCGTTGGGCGGCTGCAGCTGGTTCGGCGGCGAAAGCAAAACGCCGCTGCCGGGCACGCGCGTCGCCGTGATGGGGGCGGAGCGCAAGCTCGAGCCCGATGCGCGCGCGCAGGATCTCGCCGTGACGCTGCCCGAGGCGAAAGACGTCGCCGAATGGCCGTTGCCGCAAGGCACGCCGGGGACCAGCATCGGTGCCGTAAAGGTCGACGGCCTCAAATACACGTGGCGCGCGTCGGTCGGGGCGGGCAATAGCCGCTCGGGCCGCGTCTCGGGCGTGCCGATCGTCGCCAAGGGGCGCATCTACGCGGTCGGCGCGGATTCCAATCTCACCGCGCTCGACGTCCAATCGGGTGCGCGCATTTGGAGTTTCGATCCGGAGCCGCCGCAGGATCGTTCGGGCGGCGGGCATGGCGGCGGTGTGGCCGTCGACGGCGATCGCGTTTATTTCGCGACCGGCTACGGCCAGGTCGTGGCGCTGGAAGCGGCGACGGGCAAGGAAGTCTGGCGCTATCAGATGACCGCACCGGCGCGTTCGGGCCCGGCCGTGTCGCAAGGGCGCGTCTACGCGATCTCGATCGACAACACGACGCATGCGATCGACGCCAATTCCGGCCGCCGGTTGTGGAGCCATTCGGGCATTTCCGAAAGTGCCGGCTTCACCGGGGCGGGCAGCCCGGTGATCGACGGCGGCACGCTGATCGTCGGCTACTCCTCGGGCGAGATTTTCGCGCTGCGCGCCGAAGGCGGGCGCGTGTTGTGGTCGGACTCGCTGTCGGGCGTGATTCGGTCGGGCGAGATTTCGGCGATGGCCGATATCCGCGGGCTTCCGGCCATCGATCGCGGTCTCGTCATCGCGTCGTCGCAGGCCGGGCGCACCGTCGCGATCGATCTGCGCTCGGGCGCGCGCATCTGGGAACAGGAAGTCGGCTCGCTGGGCCAGCCTTGGGTCTCGGGCGATTTCGTCTATGTGATGGGCGTGAACGGCGAACTCGCGTGCCTCGTGCGGCGCGACGGCCGCGTGCGCTGGGTCGTGCAATTGCCGCGCTTCCGGAACGAGGAACGCAAACGCGATCGCATCATCTGGACGTCGCCCGTCGTCGCGGGCGGCAAGGTCATTGTCGCGAATTCCGAAGGCTACGCGCTGGCCGTCGATCCCAAGGACGGCGGATCGCAGGAGCGAATTTCCTTGCCCGGTTCCGTGTCCGTGGCGCCGATCGCCGCACAGCGTTCCGTCATCTTCCTGACCGATGACGGCGATATCGCCGTCGTCCGATAG
- a CDS encoding helix-turn-helix transcriptional regulator produces MLHSAAASRKPPSPAQIDAIFRALADPTRRKIVERLGEGAASVSTLAADHRMALPSFVEHIKVLEGAGLVRSKKSGRVRTCELAPEKLGVAQSWLDRQRAIWEARLDRLDNYLLALKKERGL; encoded by the coding sequence ATGCTTCACAGCGCAGCCGCCTCGCGAAAACCGCCCAGCCCCGCGCAGATCGACGCGATCTTCCGCGCGTTGGCCGATCCCACGCGCCGCAAAATCGTCGAACGATTGGGCGAAGGGGCCGCGTCGGTCAGCACGCTCGCCGCCGATCACCGCATGGCGCTGCCCAGCTTCGTCGAGCACATCAAAGTGCTCGAAGGGGCCGGCCTCGTGCGCTCGAAAAAATCGGGCCGCGTGCGGACTTGCGAATTGGCGCCGGAAAAACTCGGCGTCGCGCAATCCTGGCTCGATCGCCAGCGCGCCATCTGGGAAGCGCGCCTCGACCGTCTCGACAATTATCTCCTCGCCCTCAAAAAGGAACGCGGCCTATGA
- a CDS encoding NAD(P)H-binding protein yields MIVVTGPTGNIGARVLARLAQGPEPVRVIARAPDKIPAALRAKVEIVAGDYTDPAIVAKAFEGARAVFWLMLGDPRAASAEAAFVDATRPAAAAMRAQGVAQVVTVSALGRGWPHAAGHAAASQRMDDLIAQTGVSLRALACPSLMENVLRQVDGIATRGVFFGVAPQGQREPLCACADVARAAADLLADPDWRGVADVPLLGAEDISGEEMAATMTDVLARPVAYREMPVTDLRAGMLARGASPGMAQAMAEMMDAKIAGMDRVVLRAANNTTATRFREWCQAVLKPAMAR; encoded by the coding sequence ATGATCGTCGTCACCGGGCCTACGGGCAATATCGGCGCCAGGGTTCTGGCGCGTTTGGCGCAAGGCCCCGAACCCGTGCGCGTTATCGCGCGCGCACCGGACAAGATTCCGGCCGCGTTGCGCGCGAAGGTCGAGATCGTCGCGGGCGATTACACCGATCCGGCGATCGTCGCGAAAGCGTTCGAAGGGGCACGCGCCGTGTTCTGGCTGATGCTCGGCGATCCGCGCGCCGCCAGCGCCGAGGCGGCCTTCGTCGACGCGACGCGTCCCGCGGCGGCGGCGATGCGCGCACAAGGTGTCGCGCAGGTCGTGACCGTCTCGGCACTCGGGCGCGGCTGGCCGCACGCGGCCGGGCACGCGGCGGCGAGCCAGCGCATGGACGATCTGATCGCGCAAACCGGCGTGTCGCTGCGCGCCTTGGCGTGTCCGTCGCTGATGGAGAACGTGCTGCGCCAAGTCGACGGCATCGCGACGCGCGGCGTCTTTTTCGGCGTGGCGCCGCAAGGCCAGCGTGAACCGCTTTGCGCTTGCGCGGATGTCGCGAGGGCGGCAGCGGATCTTCTCGCCGATCCGGATTGGCGCGGCGTCGCGGATGTGCCGTTGCTGGGGGCCGAGGATATTTCCGGCGAAGAGATGGCCGCGACCATGACGGATGTTTTGGCGCGGCCGGTCGCCTATCGCGAAATGCCGGTCACCGATTTGCGTGCGGGCATGTTGGCGCGCGGTGCATCGCCGGGTATGGCGCAGGCGATGGCGGAAATGATGGACGCGAAAATCGCGGGCATGGATCGCGTCGTGCTGCGCGCCGCGAACAACACGACGGCCACGCGGTTTCGCGAATGGTGCCAAGCCGTGTTGAAGCCCGCCATGGCGCGCTAG
- a CDS encoding cupin domain-containing protein: MTGDPAKTAIALTAEQGRHYALGDKLSARFLADEAETGVRYSISEWRLEPGQEGVGAHSHAENDDIFYVLDGRIEFLLGETWTAYGPGAFIRAPAGVTHDFRNRGAAPARLLNIYIPGGFERDMPGIVAWFAAQKSA; the protein is encoded by the coding sequence ATGACCGGCGATCCGGCCAAAACGGCGATCGCGTTGACGGCGGAGCAGGGCCGGCATTACGCGCTGGGCGATAAGCTCTCGGCGCGCTTCCTCGCCGACGAGGCCGAGACGGGCGTGCGCTATAGCATTTCCGAATGGCGGCTTGAACCGGGGCAAGAAGGCGTTGGCGCCCACAGCCACGCCGAAAACGACGATATCTTTTACGTGCTCGATGGGCGGATCGAATTCCTGCTCGGCGAGACTTGGACCGCGTACGGCCCCGGCGCCTTCATCCGCGCGCCCGCCGGCGTCACGCATGATTTCCGCAATCGCGGCGCCGCGCCCGCGCGGCTCTTGAACATCTATATTCCCGGCGGGTTCGAACGCGACATGCCGGGCATCGTCGCCTGGTTCGCCGCGCAAAAATCGGCATAG
- a CDS encoding DUF1428 domain-containing protein, with protein sequence MAAKKKTATTKLGYVEGFVLAVPTRNKAAYRKMAAGALPMFKEYGLLRLVECWQDDVPKGKWTDFFRSVKAKRNESIVFAWMEWPDKKTRDSGHKKMMADPRMSQFKDMPFDGKRMIWGGFKPIVEG encoded by the coding sequence ATGGCGGCCAAGAAGAAAACGGCGACGACGAAACTCGGCTATGTCGAAGGCTTCGTATTGGCGGTGCCCACGCGCAACAAAGCGGCCTATCGCAAGATGGCGGCGGGGGCGTTGCCGATGTTCAAGGAATACGGCTTGCTGCGGCTGGTCGAGTGCTGGCAGGACGACGTGCCCAAGGGCAAATGGACCGATTTCTTCCGTTCGGTGAAGGCCAAGCGCAACGAAAGCATCGTCTTCGCGTGGATGGAATGGCCGGATAAGAAGACCCGCGATTCCGGCCATAAGAAGATGATGGCCGATCCGCGCATGTCGCAGTTCAAGGACATGCCCTTCGACGGCAAACGGATGATCTGGGGCGGTTTCAAGCCGATCGTCGAGGGCTGA
- a CDS encoding SRPBCC family protein, which yields MSSIFFAKPNPKFDLVLERDIDVPVELVWEAWTTPEHFKHWFCPQPWTVTHCEMDLRPGGVFNTTMRSPEGQEFPNEGSVLAVEHLRHLVFTDALLAGFRPAPKPFFVGALSLEKIAKGTRYVATAIHGDEETRKKHEEMGFHHGWATVLDQLVAHIKTKMG from the coding sequence ATGAGCAGCATCTTCTTCGCCAAGCCCAATCCCAAATTCGACCTCGTGCTGGAACGCGACATCGACGTCCCCGTCGAACTCGTTTGGGAAGCCTGGACCACGCCCGAGCATTTCAAGCATTGGTTCTGCCCCCAGCCCTGGACCGTCACGCATTGCGAGATGGATCTGCGGCCGGGCGGCGTGTTCAACACCACGATGCGCTCGCCCGAAGGCCAGGAATTCCCCAACGAGGGCAGCGTGCTCGCGGTCGAACATCTGCGCCATCTCGTGTTCACCGACGCGCTGCTTGCCGGGTTCCGGCCCGCGCCGAAACCCTTCTTCGTCGGCGCCTTGTCGCTGGAAAAGATCGCCAAAGGCACGCGCTACGTCGCCACGGCAATCCATGGCGACGAGGAGACGCGCAAGAAGCACGAGGAAATGGGCTTCCATCACGGCTGGGCGACCGTGCTCGACCAGCTCGTCGCGCATATCAAAACCAAGATGGGATGA
- a CDS encoding tetratricopeptide repeat protein, translated as MADVFDEVDEELRRDRAEKLWKKYGAYVLAAAVAIVVAAGAYSFWRDHQRKTLEADGVRFAAADALLVGDRDKALAEFRELGQTGSGGYKGIARMREAGLTAEKDPAQALTLYRAIAADAGLDAEIRRMASALVALLSVDAADRASAEQAAAALQTPGNPFFNSGREAAALAALRAGDAAKARELYRAIADDLNAPGGMRQRAAEMLAALGS; from the coding sequence GTGGCGGACGTTTTCGACGAAGTCGACGAGGAACTCCGGCGCGACCGCGCGGAGAAGCTCTGGAAGAAATACGGCGCCTATGTGCTGGCCGCCGCCGTGGCGATCGTCGTCGCCGCGGGCGCTTATTCGTTCTGGCGCGACCACCAGCGCAAGACGCTGGAGGCCGACGGCGTGCGCTTCGCCGCCGCCGACGCGCTGCTCGTCGGCGATCGCGACAAGGCGCTCGCCGAATTCCGCGAACTCGGCCAGACCGGCAGCGGCGGCTACAAGGGCATCGCGCGCATGCGCGAGGCGGGGCTGACCGCCGAGAAGGATCCCGCCCAAGCGTTGACGCTTTATCGCGCCATCGCGGCCGATGCGGGTCTCGATGCCGAAATCCGTCGCATGGCTTCCGCACTTGTCGCGTTGCTGTCGGTCGATGCGGCCGATCGCGCGTCGGCCGAACAAGCCGCCGCGGCGCTGCAAACGCCGGGCAATCCGTTCTTCAATTCGGGCCGCGAGGCCGCCGCTTTGGCGGCGCTGCGCGCCGGCGACGCGGCCAAGGCGCGCGAGCTTTATCGCGCCATCGCCGACGATCTGAACGCGCCGGGCGGCATGCGCCAGCGTGCGGCCGAAATGCTCGCGGCATTGGGTTCTTGA